The segment CGGTGGCCAGCAGGGCGTTGCCGAGTCGCGGCCGCTCCCGGCGCACCTGACGGCCGAGCAGCACCAGCGCCAGCGGCTGGGCGACGAACAGCGGCGTCGCGGCGAGCGCGTGCAGCGTGGCGTCCTGGTCGAGCGGCGCCAGCCCCGTGGCGTACGAGCTCAGTCCCGACACCACGAGCAGTCCGGTCACCCACGGCCCGAGCTGCTTCGTGAGCAGCAGTGCGCCGCCGGCCAGCGCGACGCCGTAGACCATGAAGGCGCCGTTCATCACCTCGTGGCGCGGCGAGCAGTACGCCGCCGTGCACCCGACCTCGCCGAGCCGGCTGACCGAGTCGGCGACGAAGCTGTAGCCGCCCGTCGTGGCGGCGGCCGTGACGACCTCGGCAGCGATGTAGGTGGGCCGCAGCAGGAGGACGAGCGCGCCGAGCAGGGCGGCGCGCGACGGGGTGGCGGGCACGCGGCCAACGTACGGGCACGAGCCCATCACTCAGGGTGGGAGGGCGTTGCCACGTCCCGGTGGTCGGCGTAGGACTGGAGGATGACCACCACACCAGTCGAGCCCGACTCCGACCCCGAGATCGTGCCCTCCGGCGACCCGGCCCTCGACCCGATCGACCCGGGCGAGGTACCCGACTCGCCCATCCCCGAGACCCAGCCCGCCGGCGACCTGTGACGGTCGTCGCAGTCCTGCTTATGCTCGCCCCATGACCATCCAGCAGTCGACCGACCTCACCCACGCCGCGATGCTGGGGCTGGGCGTGCACCGGCCCGCGCGGGTCGTGACCAACGCCGAGGTCTGCGAGGTCCTGGACTCCTCCGACGAGTGGATCCAGACCCGGTCGGGCATCCGGACCCGCCGCTTCGCCGCCGAGGACGAGACCCTCATCGGCATGTCGATCTCGGCGGCCGAGAAGGCGCTGCAGGCCGCCGGGGTGGGTGCGGAGCAGGTCGGCTGCGTCATCGTCGCGACCTCGACCCACCCCGAGCACACCCCCGCCTCGGCCCCCCAGGTCGCCTCCGCGCTCGGCATCACGGCGGCGGCGTTCGACATCTCCGCGGGGTGCGCGGGCTTCTGCCACGCGCTCAACCTGGCTGCGTCGATGGTGCGCGCCGGCGCCGAGAGCCACGTGCTGGTCATCGGCGTGGAGCAGCTGAGCCGCTTCATGGACCCGACCGACCGGGGCACCGCGTTCATCTTCGCCGACGGTGCCGGTGCGGTCGTGGTGGGTCCGTCCGAGGCGGCCGGGATCGGGCCCACGGCCTGGGGCTCCGACGGCTCGCAGGCCCACGTCATCACCCAGACGCCGAGCTGCCTCGGCGGCCACTCGGGGCGCGAGGGCGCCGACCACCCGGTGGTCCAGATGGAGGGCACCGCGGTCTTCCGCTGGGCGCCGTTCGCGATGGCGAAGGTCGCGCACGAGGCGCTCGACCTGGCCGGCGTCTCGGTCGACGAACTCGACGCCTTCATCCCGCACCAGGCCAACCTGCGGATCACCCAGACCCTCGCCAAGAACATCCAGCTCCCCGACTCCGTCGCCATCGCCACCGACGTGGTCGACTCGGGCAACACCTCGGCCGCCTCGGTGCCGCTCGCCATGGAGGCGATGCTGCGCAAGGGCGAGGCGGCGGCCGGCGACACCGCGCTCCTGATCGCGTTCGGTGCCGGGCTGAGCTACGCCGGCCAGGTCGTCACGGTCCCGCCGCTCGCCCAGGGGTAGGTCCTGGTCCGGGCTGGTCCTGCCACCAGGCGGTCACGGGGTCCCGGCTAGGTTCGGGCGATGGCACATCGGTGGATCGCGACCCGTCCTGGCGGCCTCGACGTCTTCGTGTTCGAGGAGCACGACGTCCCAGTCCCGCAGGCG is part of the Nocardioides cavernae genome and harbors:
- a CDS encoding DUF998 domain-containing protein, giving the protein MPATPSRAALLGALVLLLRPTYIAAEVVTAAATTGGYSFVADSVSRLGEVGCTAAYCSPRHEVMNGAFMVYGVALAGGALLLTKQLGPWVTGLLVVSGLSSYATGLAPLDQDATLHALAATPLFVAQPLALVLLGRQVRRERPRLGNALLATGVLTASAAVGFVASGEGRAAGALERAALWPVLLGLAAYAWDAGLRRRPRGSAAAAQ
- a CDS encoding beta-ketoacyl-ACP synthase III; the protein is MTIQQSTDLTHAAMLGLGVHRPARVVTNAEVCEVLDSSDEWIQTRSGIRTRRFAAEDETLIGMSISAAEKALQAAGVGAEQVGCVIVATSTHPEHTPASAPQVASALGITAAAFDISAGCAGFCHALNLAASMVRAGAESHVLVIGVEQLSRFMDPTDRGTAFIFADGAGAVVVGPSEAAGIGPTAWGSDGSQAHVITQTPSCLGGHSGREGADHPVVQMEGTAVFRWAPFAMAKVAHEALDLAGVSVDELDAFIPHQANLRITQTLAKNIQLPDSVAIATDVVDSGNTSAASVPLAMEAMLRKGEAAAGDTALLIAFGAGLSYAGQVVTVPPLAQG